In the genome of Neodiprion pinetum isolate iyNeoPine1 chromosome 2, iyNeoPine1.2, whole genome shotgun sequence, one region contains:
- the Su(P) gene encoding prostaglandin E synthase 2, with amino-acid sequence MSVIYKVSRFLLRNQSQNKNVHHKMYVTRHFQTATHQAKPPSVVKMSLIGASVGVVLGAGYSFNKINKDRKNIANEGTQTEIETLKSIPDIKPSRKVIYPGDNSGLKLTLFQYQTCPFCCKVRVFLDYHGISYDVVEVDPVLRNEIKWSTYRKVPILLAKVDGGYQPLIDSTMIISVLGTILEDKYKKIEDIVKYYPKMFCRDAKGTFKEEIVNKYFLMYQNNLPKEKSMNYIVEERKWRKWADDVLVHVLSPNVYRTTTEARQAFNWFSDVGRWEEYFPMWERLLMINVGAYAMWLISKRLKKRHSLKDDVRQSLYDEVNHWLNGISVKGTQFMGGSDPDFSDLAVYGILKSIEGCEAFRDLLDHTKVGVWFNAMREKIDSNHGRQYVKY; translated from the exons ATGTCTGTAATCTATAAAGTGTCCCGATTTCTGCTAAGAAATCAATCGcagaataaaaatgttcaccATAAAATGTACGTCACCAGACATTTTCAAACGGCAACGCACCAGGCAAAACCTCCGAGCGTGGTTAAGATGAGTTTGATTGGTGCGTCGGtaggtgttgtactcggtgcAGGTTattctttcaataaaattaataaggATCGAAAAAACATCGCTAATGAAGGAACGCAGACTGAAATTGAGACGCTGAAATCAATTCCAGATATCAAGCCATCCAGAAAG GTGATTTATCCTGGCGACAACTCTGGACTGAAGCTTACATTATTCCAATACCAAACATGCCCGTTTTGCTGCAAG gTGCGAGTGTTTTTGGATTACCATGGAATATCATACGATGTTGTTGAAGTGGATCCAGTTctaagaaatgaaattaaatggtCGACGTATAGAAAAGTACCGATTCTTCTCGCCAAAGTAGATGGAGGATATCAGCCATTGATTGATAGTACCATGATAATATCCGTTCTTGGAACAATTTTAGAAgacaagtataaaaaaattgaagacatTGTCAAGTATTATCCAAAAATGTTTTGCCGAGATGCAAAAGGAACGTTCAAAGAAGAAATTGTCAATAAATACTTCCTGATGTATCAAAACAATCTGCCAAAGGAAAAGTCTATGAATTATATCGT AGAGGAACGGAAGTGGCGAAAATGGGCTGATGATGTCCTAGTTCACGTTTTATCTCCAAACGTTTACAGAACAACAACAGAAGCACGTCAAGCGTTCAACTGGTTTTCCGAC GTTGGTAGATGGGAGGAGTACTTTCCAATGTGGGAACGCCTGCTCATGATCAATGTGGGAGCCTATGCAATGTGGCTGATATCGAAAAGGCTCAAAAAAAGACACAGTCTCAAAGATGACGTTAGGCAGTCACTGTATGACGAAGTAAACCATTGGTTGAATGGCATTAGTGTTAAAGGAACGCAATTCATGGGTGGATCAGACCCAGATTTCTCAGACTTAGCTGTCTACGGTATTTTAAAAAGTATC